ACCTGTCGCCAGATAATGAGCGTCCCAGCGATCAGCAGGATGGAAGCAACGTACTGCACTACAATTAATCCTCGTTGAAATATCCGCCCCGAAGTCCGAAACTTATTTTGCCCTCGGAGGGAAGTAATTGGTGATAGCCGAGAAACGAAAGCTGCTGGATAAGCCCCAGCGAGTAAACCGGTGATAAGCCCGATAGCCAGTAGTGTGCCTAACAACGGTAAATTCTGCCAGTAGCGAAACGTCAAAGACAGATCGAAGTACTGGTTGAATCGGGGCAAAACCAAGTGTACTAGTAGCATTCCTACCACCAAAGCAAACAAACAGGTTACTACTGATTCCATAAGAAATTGAGCGATCAACTGACTACGCAGGGAACCGATCGCTTTTCTCAGCCCAATCTCCCGCGTCCGCAGCAACGACTGGGCGGTAGCTAGATTGGTGAAGTTAACACTGGCAATAAGTAGCGTGATAGCCGCAATAATGCTGAGTAGCACAATGATTGGGGTATTTTTAGTATCAAACGCTCTTAGTTTGGCGAGTGGACGCAGATACAACTGTAAGTTAGCAGCTCTTTCACCCACGTAATGACGATTTTTGAATGCCAGCAGCTTGTCTGATAACTCCGTCGTATTAGCCCGATTATTTAGCTTGACGAAGGATGTCATGAAAGTACCTTCCCAACCAGCTTCCTTCGTCACCCAATCAGGCGCGTTATTCCAAGGTAATAATACCTCAAATTGTAAGGACGAATTATCTGGAAGGTTCTTCAATACTGCACCAACTACAAATCGCTGCTCATTATTGATTACTTCTAACGTTTTACCAATTGGATCAGCGTTTCCGAACAGTTCCTCAGCTATCGTCCGGGTTAAGGCGATATAGTTCTCCGTTTTTAACGTGCTTCGTAAATCGCCTGCTACGGTCTCAAAAGTGAACACGTCTACAAACCCTGAGTCTACAAAATGTACTAGCGGGTTTACCACATTATCTTGATAGCGCAACCGAACGTAGTCTGGAGCAAAGTAGCGGGTACCACTGACTACTTCAGGAATTTCTTCCAGCAACGTAGGAACAACTGGAACTGGAGTGGCATCGTAAGTATCCAACTTACCGTTCTCATTCTCTTGCTGCCCCAACCGATACACTTGCTCGTGCTCGGCATGGAAAGTATCGAAGGATTGCTCGTAGCGAACAATTAGAAATAAGACGATAGAAGCAGCAATACCTACGGCCAAACCAAAAATATTGAGCAAGGCGTAGCTTTTATACTTCCATAAGTTGCGAAGGCTGACTTTCAGATAGTTGCGGAACATAGCGGGATGGATTAAGGTAGAATAGGTATGAACTGGTCGGATAATTGATGGGCGAAACAGTAGCAATACATCACGAATGTACTTCCACCGCGCTTCTCGAGTACCATCTTGCTGCACTCGCTCGTCGTACAGCTCGACCAGATCACCCGCCAAATCTTCGTAATAGGATGGGTGACAGAACCAGCGAAAAAAGTGTTGAGCCCAGTGCGGGGGAGATTGCTTGTCCATAGTTTAGGTTTCAGGGGTTAAGGCTTGGGTTTTAGGAATTAGGTATCACGAACCCCCAAAACCCAAGCCCTATTCAAAAGTCGAAAGCAATTTTTGGAATAGACTGCCATAGTTGTAGGCGAGCGTCCCGCACCTCAGTTAAGGCTTGCTTACCGTAAGGAGTTACTGTGAAAAATCGCTTGCGCTTTCCTCCTCGTACCTTCGTTGCTTCACCTAAGCGAGATTTTAGAAATCCTTTGGTTTCCATTCGTCGCAAGGCCGACTGCAATGCTCCTACGCTTACTGAACGGTCTAGCCGTTCCTCAATTTCTCGTTTAATTGCCACTCCGTAGGCTTCATCGTACAGCACTGCTACGGTTAGTAGTACAATTTCTTCAAATTCACCTAACTGAATTTTTGCCATCGCATTAGTATATTTCCTAAATGTAGTTTTTATAAATCATAAATCCTAATGACGATTCTCAAGTACTTCAATCTATGAGAAGACTATACTGTACTTTAAAACGTCCGCTTGACGTATTGCGTATTATTCAATATATTTATAAATGATTAAAGGGTATCGGAACAAGAAGACCAAAGACTTCGCTAATGGTGAATTTGTCCGACAGTTTGAACCTTCTAGACGCCAAGCAGAAAGGCAACTCAGGATTTTAGAAGCAGCTATCACCCTTCGTGATCTAGCACAATTGCCAAGTAATAGACTGAGGCATTACGAGGTGATCGGCAAGGGCAATATAGCGTTCGGATCAATCAACAATGGCGTGTTTTAAGTGGCCGAATGATTCCGATGGTCCGGATAATGTAGAGAGCGTAGATTACCACTAAAAGACATTAACAATGAGTAGAACCCCCATCCATCCGGGAGAAATTCTTGCCAACGAATTAGAAGAGTTAGCACTTTCGGCTGCTGCATTAGCCCGCACAATTGATGTCCCGGCTAATCGTATTACTCAGATTTTAGCTGGTAAGCGAGCAATCACTGCTGATACTGCTCTCCGGCTAGGACAATATTTTGGAATGAGTGCCGACTTTTGGATGAACCT
This region of Tunicatimonas pelagia genomic DNA includes:
- a CDS encoding HigA family addiction module antitoxin — protein: MSRTPIHPGEILANELEELALSAAALARTIDVPANRITQILAGKRAITADTALRLGQYFGMSADFWMNLQKIYELDLARQEVGDRIALIPQRT
- a CDS encoding ABC transporter permease → MDKQSPPHWAQHFFRWFCHPSYYEDLAGDLVELYDERVQQDGTREARWKYIRDVLLLFRPSIIRPVHTYSTLIHPAMFRNYLKVSLRNLWKYKSYALLNIFGLAVGIAASIVLFLIVRYEQSFDTFHAEHEQVYRLGQQENENGKLDTYDATPVPVVPTLLEEIPEVVSGTRYFAPDYVRLRYQDNVVNPLVHFVDSGFVDVFTFETVAGDLRSTLKTENYIALTRTIAEELFGNADPIGKTLEVINNEQRFVVGAVLKNLPDNSSLQFEVLLPWNNAPDWVTKEAGWEGTFMTSFVKLNNRANTTELSDKLLAFKNRHYVGERAANLQLYLRPLAKLRAFDTKNTPIIVLLSIIAAITLLIASVNFTNLATAQSLLRTREIGLRKAIGSLRSQLIAQFLMESVVTCLFALVVGMLLVHLVLPRFNQYFDLSLTFRYWQNLPLLGTLLAIGLITGLLAGAYPAAFVSRLSPITSLRGQNKFRTSGRIFQRGLIVVQYVASILLIAGTLIIWRQVQFMKSQDLQFDEENVVAFSLRYDNYSFKSEGQAKSAIKTMVDRLKSESVVTAITFAEKMPGRYNYYSTDFRDSELPNEESTELRWVIVGNEYFETLGMNLVAGRPFSANLPSDSNAVIINETAAKALGWQDVQDKYLVNSDGEHLPVVGLVKDYHYQSLQDRIQPMLHYYYPGDEYYYGEIAVRLQPGRTAEGLAVLESAYQSLDPFEPFSYYFLDEEFDKMYRAQERLGLTASVFAGIAVVLASLGLLGLAAFATRQRRKEVGVRKVMGASVTQIIVLLSRNFAGLVAIAFVVACPLVYYGANQFLQDFAYRISLGADVFLIAGIIAFVIAGISVSLQAFRAASVNPVNSLRDE
- a CDS encoding PadR family transcriptional regulator → MAKIQLGEFEEIVLLTVAVLYDEAYGVAIKREIEERLDRSVSVGALQSALRRMETKGFLKSRLGEATKVRGGKRKRFFTVTPYGKQALTEVRDARLQLWQSIPKIAFDF